From the genome of Variovorax sp. RA8, one region includes:
- a CDS encoding DUF883 family protein, with product MQEQNCKMFGRRRMGATRLAMVKPRFAHLIEQAQMKGRLEIAAAKVTWQPCACLICINGCTHGAPTMTAPTPIERHAMIHAPQEESAGSIQSSSHCGRVLRSSEALAKLDDALRGVRAQLSELQGTSLRRTREAIRAADESVHHHPYGALAAVAVTGLLVGFLAARR from the coding sequence TTGCAGGAACAGAACTGCAAGATGTTCGGGCGACGAAGAATGGGGGCCACCCGACTTGCCATGGTGAAGCCAAGGTTCGCGCACCTGATTGAGCAAGCTCAAATGAAAGGTCGTTTGGAGATCGCCGCCGCCAAAGTCACCTGGCAGCCTTGCGCGTGCTTGATCTGCATCAACGGTTGCACGCACGGCGCGCCTACGATGACCGCACCCACCCCTATCGAAAGACATGCCATGATCCACGCTCCCCAAGAAGAGTCTGCCGGCTCGATCCAGAGCTCGTCGCATTGCGGGCGGGTCCTGCGTTCCAGCGAAGCGCTCGCCAAGCTGGACGACGCGCTGCGCGGCGTTCGTGCACAGTTGAGCGAGTTGCAAGGTACGAGCTTGCGCAGAACGCGCGAGGCCATCCGCGCCGCCGACGAGTCCGTGCACCATCACCCCTACGGGGCACTTGCAGCGGTGGCGGTCACGGGGCTGCTCGTCGGCTTCCTGGCCGCGCGTCGCTGA
- a CDS encoding BON domain-containing protein produces the protein MKTDAQLKKDVEDELEWDPAVNATHVGVVVDKGVVTLTGHLETYGEKYLVERAVQRVQGVKALAVELDVKLAPGHKRSDSEIAAAVESALKWHTQVPAERLTVRVEQGWVTLKGDVDWAYQRNAAMQAVRALTGVLGLTNEIILKPKVMSANVLTRIREALARHAEQEAQRIEVVIDGATATLRGTVHSWAERTTAQGAAWSAPGVTNVVNELKVGA, from the coding sequence ATGAAGACGGATGCACAACTGAAAAAGGACGTGGAAGACGAGCTCGAGTGGGATCCCGCAGTGAATGCGACGCATGTGGGCGTAGTGGTCGACAAGGGTGTCGTCACTTTGACCGGTCATCTCGAGACGTACGGCGAGAAGTACCTGGTCGAGCGCGCCGTGCAGCGGGTCCAGGGCGTGAAGGCGCTTGCAGTCGAACTGGACGTCAAGCTTGCACCCGGACACAAGCGCAGCGACTCGGAGATCGCCGCGGCCGTGGAGTCGGCGCTCAAGTGGCATACGCAGGTGCCGGCGGAGCGCCTCACGGTGCGGGTGGAGCAGGGCTGGGTGACGCTCAAAGGCGACGTCGACTGGGCGTACCAGCGCAACGCTGCCATGCAGGCTGTCCGTGCGCTGACCGGTGTCCTGGGCCTGACGAACGAAATCATCCTCAAGCCGAAGGTGATGTCGGCGAACGTGCTCACGCGCATCCGCGAGGCGCTCGCCAGGCATGCCGAGCAGGAAGCGCAGCGCATCGAGGTCGTGATCGACGGCGCCACCGCCACCTTGCGGGGCACGGTGCATTCATGGGCGGAGCGCACGACAGCCCAGGGCGCCGCGTGGTCTGCGCCCGGAGTGACCAACGTGGTCAATGAACTCAAGGTTGGCGCTTGA
- a CDS encoding BON domain-containing protein: MKSDTQLRTDVLAELDWDPAIKAGAVGVTAKEGVVTLTGHLGSHAEKVAAERAAQRVRGVKALAVELTVKLPAGDERTDADIARAVEHALEWTILVPNGKIKPMVEAGWVTLNGEVEWEYQRRAAENAVRPLMGVTGVSNMVKISPKLHAADVEKKLREALARQAQRESDRIRISVDGSKVALRGTVHSFAELYAVRNAAWSVPGVTSVENDLVVLD, translated from the coding sequence ATGAAATCCGATACGCAACTCCGAACCGACGTCCTGGCCGAACTCGACTGGGACCCGGCCATCAAGGCCGGCGCAGTCGGCGTCACCGCCAAAGAGGGCGTGGTCACCTTGACAGGCCATCTCGGCAGCCATGCCGAGAAGGTGGCCGCCGAACGTGCGGCGCAACGTGTCCGGGGCGTGAAGGCGCTTGCGGTCGAGTTGACGGTCAAGCTGCCCGCGGGCGATGAACGCACGGATGCCGATATCGCGCGGGCCGTGGAGCACGCGCTCGAATGGACCATCCTTGTGCCGAACGGGAAGATCAAGCCGATGGTCGAGGCCGGCTGGGTGACGCTGAACGGCGAGGTCGAGTGGGAGTACCAGCGCCGCGCAGCGGAGAACGCGGTGCGTCCCCTGATGGGTGTCACCGGCGTGTCGAACATGGTCAAGATCTCGCCGAAGCTGCACGCCGCTGACGTCGAGAAGAAGCTGCGGGAAGCGTTGGCCCGGCAGGCGCAGCGCGAGAGCGACCGCATCCGGATCTCGGTCGACGGATCCAAGGTCGCGCTGCGCGGCACCGTTCATTCCTTCGCCGAGCTCTACGCGGTCCGCAATGCCGCCTGGTCGGTGCCGGGCGTGACTTCGGTCGAGAACGACCTGGTGGTCCTGGACTGA
- a CDS encoding Hsp20/alpha crystallin family protein, whose protein sequence is MSNLRLLDPVFGNDFEAALRRFFSPTVFEGETAPLKMRIDVKENDKAFTVQADIPGVKKEDINVKIDGNVVSIEAESKSEKETKVDGDKILRSERYYGSVSRTFSLGQDVDDTKVQAKYLDGVLTLELPKKAPAASSKIVIQ, encoded by the coding sequence ATGAGCAACCTGAGACTGCTGGACCCGGTGTTCGGCAATGACTTCGAAGCCGCGCTGCGCCGCTTCTTTTCTCCAACTGTCTTCGAGGGCGAGACTGCTCCTCTGAAGATGCGCATCGACGTGAAAGAGAACGACAAGGCCTTCACCGTGCAGGCCGACATTCCGGGTGTCAAGAAGGAAGACATCAATGTCAAGATCGACGGCAACGTCGTCAGCATCGAAGCCGAGTCGAAGAGCGAGAAGGAAACCAAGGTCGACGGCGACAAGATCCTGCGCAGCGAGCGCTACTACGGGTCGGTTTCGCGCACGTTCAGCCTTGGCCAGGACGTCGACGACACGAAGGTGCAAGCAAAGTACCTCGACGGCGTGCTCACGCTGGAGCTTCCGAAGAAGGCGCCCGCCGCCTCGTCGAAGATCGTCATCCAGTGA
- a CDS encoding host attachment protein, with the protein MTQSKPRRQTGRVQKRHRSTRLLRWRKAGDREDAQHVPHISGAFPMKDQWILVANASVARLFRRGSASEALVPVETMTHRQSRLKGAELAHDRPGREANDNSRGPNRFEPRSDVRRKEHLRFAHEISERLEKGLAAGEFDSLLVFASSPFLGELRALLSERVEKHLKMALNNDLTALDMAEIEARLPRSWGEANLSPSR; encoded by the coding sequence TTGACGCAGAGCAAGCCCAGGCGTCAAACGGGCCGGGTGCAGAAGAGGCATCGCTCCACCCGATTGTTGCGCTGGCGCAAAGCCGGCGATCGGGAAGACGCGCAACATGTCCCACACATTTCAGGAGCTTTTCCCATGAAAGACCAGTGGATTCTTGTTGCCAATGCCTCGGTTGCACGCCTGTTCAGGCGTGGGTCGGCCAGCGAAGCGTTGGTCCCCGTGGAGACGATGACGCATCGGCAAAGCCGACTCAAGGGCGCCGAACTGGCGCACGACCGGCCGGGTCGCGAAGCCAACGACAACAGCCGCGGTCCCAACCGCTTCGAGCCGCGCAGCGATGTGCGCCGCAAGGAGCATCTGCGCTTCGCGCACGAGATCTCCGAGCGGCTGGAAAAAGGGTTGGCCGCCGGCGAGTTCGACTCGCTGCTGGTGTTCGCTTCGAGCCCTTTCCTGGGCGAGCTGCGGGCGCTTCTCAGCGAACGGGTCGAGAAGCACTTGAAGATGGCGCTCAACAACGACCTCACCGCATTAGACATGGCCGAGATCGAGGCGAGATTGCCGCGTTCCTGGGGCGAGGCGAACCTATCGCCATCTCGATGA
- the ftsH gene encoding ATP-dependent zinc metalloprotease FtsH: MKKWKLTHLNLGAVWLAAALGLLMWDYWTQSRGVEVLPYSTFERQLLDGRIAEVTVGDTVITGRLKTPDAEGRQFVASTMVEPQIAQRLSSFDVPYQRVHSSTWVQTLLQWVFPVLLMFGLWSFLARRAGGGMGGGLLGIGRSKAKVYMEKSTGVRFDDVAGVDEAKEELQEVVDFLKNPKEHGRLGARIPKGVLLMGPTGTGKTLLARAVAGEAGVVFFSISGSEFIEMFVGVGAARVRDLFEQARANAPAIIFIDELDALGKARAAFPMAGGQEEREQTLNQLLVELDGFDPSVGVVLLAATNRPETLDPALLRAGRFDRQVLVDRPDRIGRAAILKVHARKISLSPDVDLDQVAAITVGFAGADLANVVNEAALVATRRKGSAVTMSDFTQAIERIVAGIEKKNRILGPLERRLVATHELGHALTALALPGADKVHKVSIVPHGIGALGYTLQRPSEDRHLLRRAELLDKLAVLLGGRAAEILVFGEPSTGAADDLVKATDLARDMVQRYGMDIGLGPVVYGEQASPFLEPAQHPASRQAGAASEQTAQQIDGAVRELLKDALERATQLLRARRATLDRCVHALMAKETLEESELLALVGNAGAPAAAVALPSSSLPVAATAA; this comes from the coding sequence ATGAAGAAGTGGAAGTTGACGCATCTGAACCTTGGCGCCGTGTGGCTCGCGGCGGCGCTCGGCCTGTTGATGTGGGACTACTGGACGCAGAGCCGGGGCGTCGAAGTGCTTCCGTACAGCACCTTCGAACGGCAGCTGCTCGACGGGCGGATCGCCGAAGTCACCGTGGGCGACACCGTGATCACCGGGCGGCTCAAGACGCCAGATGCCGAGGGCAGGCAGTTCGTTGCATCGACGATGGTGGAACCACAGATCGCGCAGCGGCTCTCGTCCTTCGATGTGCCCTATCAACGGGTTCACAGCTCGACCTGGGTTCAGACCCTGCTGCAGTGGGTTTTCCCCGTCCTGCTGATGTTCGGCCTGTGGAGTTTCCTGGCTCGTCGCGCGGGAGGCGGGATGGGCGGCGGGCTGCTGGGCATCGGCCGCAGCAAGGCGAAGGTCTACATGGAAAAGAGCACCGGCGTGCGCTTCGATGACGTGGCCGGGGTCGACGAAGCCAAGGAGGAGCTGCAGGAGGTCGTCGACTTCCTGAAGAATCCGAAGGAGCATGGCCGCCTGGGTGCACGCATTCCCAAGGGCGTGCTCCTGATGGGGCCGACCGGCACAGGCAAGACCCTGCTCGCGCGGGCGGTCGCCGGGGAGGCCGGCGTGGTCTTCTTCTCGATCAGCGGTTCCGAGTTCATCGAGATGTTCGTCGGTGTCGGGGCGGCACGCGTGCGCGATCTTTTCGAGCAGGCGCGCGCCAATGCGCCCGCCATCATCTTCATCGATGAACTCGATGCGCTCGGCAAGGCGCGCGCCGCGTTCCCGATGGCCGGCGGGCAGGAAGAGCGTGAGCAGACGCTGAACCAGCTGCTGGTCGAACTCGACGGCTTCGATCCCAGCGTCGGCGTCGTGCTGCTGGCCGCAACCAATCGCCCCGAGACGCTGGACCCGGCGCTGTTGCGCGCCGGCCGCTTCGATCGACAGGTGCTGGTCGACCGGCCGGATCGCATCGGGCGTGCCGCGATCCTCAAGGTGCACGCGAGGAAGATCAGCCTGTCCCCGGATGTGGATCTCGATCAGGTTGCCGCCATCACGGTGGGCTTTGCCGGTGCGGATCTTGCAAACGTGGTCAACGAGGCGGCCTTGGTCGCGACCCGGCGCAAGGGGAGTGCGGTGACGATGTCCGACTTCACGCAGGCCATCGAGCGCATCGTTGCCGGCATCGAGAAGAAGAACCGCATCCTCGGCCCCCTGGAGCGCAGGCTGGTGGCCACCCATGAACTGGGCCATGCGTTGACTGCACTGGCGCTGCCCGGCGCCGACAAGGTGCACAAGGTCTCGATCGTGCCGCATGGCATCGGTGCGCTCGGCTATACGCTGCAGCGGCCTTCGGAGGATCGTCATCTGCTGCGGCGCGCGGAGCTGCTCGACAAGCTGGCAGTGCTGCTGGGCGGGCGGGCCGCCGAGATACTGGTCTTCGGCGAGCCTTCCACCGGCGCCGCGGACGATCTGGTCAAGGCGACGGACCTGGCGCGCGACATGGTGCAGCGCTATGGCATGGACATCGGGCTCGGCCCCGTCGTGTACGGCGAGCAGGCGTCGCCCTTTCTCGAGCCCGCGCAGCACCCGGCATCCAGGCAGGCCGGCGCCGCGAGCGAACAGACCGCGCAGCAGATCGATGGCGCCGTGCGCGAACTGCTGAAGGATGCCCTGGAACGCGCGACCCAGCTGCTGCGCGCGCGCCGCGCGACGCTCGACCGATGCGTGCATGCATTGATGGCCAAGGAGACGCTGGAGGAATCGGAGTTGCTCGCGCTGGTCGGCAACGCCGGGGCGCCGGCCGCCGCCGTTGCATTGCCGTCCTCCAGTCTTCCGGTAGCCGCCACGGCGGCCTGA
- a CDS encoding trypsin-like peptidase domain-containing protein — protein sequence MPGTWIHAGWGRLLQGGVFAAVVAGSGACTTGAIRTGDPVAHARSPVAAPAPPLQAGSVPDYRAIVQREGPAVVGITTAGVHTLSPTELPPGLEDDPGLQLLLDLLGLRGDAARLDIPFRNQGSGFIIGSDGLILSSAHVVRDAAELKVKLGDRREFKAKVLGSDPVTDTALLRIDARGLPVVRVGDVEQLQVGDPVLAIGSPFGFEQTATQGIVSAKGRALPGDIAVPLIQTDAAVNPGSSGGPLFDGSGAVVGINAQIYSHSGGYQGLSFAIPIDVALKVKDQILATGRMSHARLGATIQDLDQALAEAFGLDAADGALISGVAPGNAAAAAGLQPGDVITRIDGERIGRAADLTSRIGLAAPGQTVRLSVWRDRRTREMRATLGRVADAEDAKPPAGGEREGAPFSLELRPLTAKERAQRRLEGGLMVEGVAGVTARESLQPGDVLLAINGVAVNSVDQANLLTRRGSGKVALLIDRDGSRRYVAVELGASRPSGAGFQREGPDASF from the coding sequence ATGCCGGGAACATGGATCCACGCGGGTTGGGGCAGGTTGCTGCAGGGGGGCGTCTTCGCGGCCGTCGTTGCAGGCTCGGGCGCATGCACCACCGGAGCGATCCGGACCGGCGATCCCGTCGCACACGCCCGATCCCCGGTGGCGGCGCCCGCGCCGCCATTGCAGGCCGGTTCGGTGCCCGACTATCGCGCCATCGTGCAGCGGGAAGGCCCGGCCGTGGTGGGCATCACCACGGCAGGCGTGCACACGCTGTCCCCGACCGAGCTGCCGCCCGGCCTGGAGGATGATCCCGGCCTTCAGCTCCTGCTCGATCTCCTCGGCTTGCGGGGCGACGCGGCCAGGCTCGACATTCCCTTCCGCAACCAGGGCTCCGGCTTCATCATCGGAAGTGACGGACTGATCCTCAGCAGCGCGCACGTGGTGCGAGATGCCGCCGAACTCAAGGTCAAGCTCGGCGATCGGCGCGAGTTCAAGGCCAAGGTGCTGGGGAGCGACCCGGTCACGGACACCGCCCTGCTGCGCATCGATGCAAGGGGCCTGCCCGTCGTGCGCGTGGGCGATGTGGAGCAGTTGCAGGTGGGCGATCCGGTGCTGGCGATCGGCTCACCCTTCGGCTTCGAGCAGACGGCCACGCAAGGCATCGTGAGTGCCAAGGGCCGGGCACTGCCCGGCGACATCGCGGTGCCCCTCATCCAGACCGACGCTGCCGTGAATCCGGGCAGTTCGGGTGGCCCGCTGTTCGACGGCAGCGGCGCGGTCGTCGGCATCAACGCCCAGATCTATTCCCACTCGGGCGGCTACCAGGGGCTGTCGTTCGCCATCCCGATCGACGTGGCCCTGAAGGTGAAGGACCAGATCCTCGCGACCGGAAGGATGTCGCACGCCAGGCTCGGCGCGACGATCCAGGACCTGGACCAGGCATTGGCCGAGGCTTTCGGGCTCGATGCAGCCGATGGCGCGCTGATCAGCGGCGTCGCGCCCGGCAACGCCGCGGCAGCGGCCGGCCTGCAGCCCGGCGACGTGATCACCCGGATCGACGGGGAGCGGATCGGGCGGGCAGCGGACCTCACCAGTCGCATCGGCTTGGCCGCGCCTGGACAGACGGTGCGCTTGAGTGTGTGGCGTGACAGGCGCACGCGCGAAATGAGAGCGACACTCGGCCGCGTGGCAGACGCCGAAGACGCCAAACCCCCGGCCGGAGGCGAACGCGAAGGCGCACCATTCAGCCTGGAGCTGCGACCTCTGACGGCGAAGGAACGAGCGCAGAGGCGCCTGGAGGGGGGTCTCATGGTCGAAGGCGTGGCAGGCGTGACGGCGCGCGAGAGCCTGCAGCCCGGCGATGTACTGCTGGCCATCAACGGCGTAGCCGTGAATTCGGTCGATCAGGCGAACCTGCTGACCCGAAGAGGCTCCGGCAAGGTGGCGCTGCTGATCGACCGCGACGGCAGCCGCCGTTACGTTGCTGTCGAGCTTGGCGCAAGCCGTCCATCCGGCGCCGGGTTTCAGCGTGAAGGACCGGACGCTTCATTTTGA
- a CDS encoding CBS domain-containing protein, which yields MNPPISSMMQRPVYSVTMEDSVEQVQALLADRHLSWVPVLEPARGEVAGIISASDLVAFHAQGRDAATTRAWQMCSYKPIVVDIGTPAAQVAALMVERGIHHVVVTDGTGIAGVVSSLDFVRSFAAAPDVAPGSK from the coding sequence ATGAACCCGCCCATTTCATCAATGATGCAGCGTCCGGTGTACAGCGTCACCATGGAGGACAGCGTGGAACAGGTGCAGGCCCTGCTCGCCGACAGGCACCTGTCGTGGGTGCCGGTCCTGGAGCCGGCACGCGGCGAAGTCGCGGGGATCATCAGCGCCTCGGATCTCGTTGCATTCCATGCGCAGGGGCGCGACGCCGCCACCACGCGCGCGTGGCAGATGTGCTCGTACAAGCCCATCGTGGTCGACATCGGGACGCCGGCCGCCCAGGTGGCGGCGCTCATGGTGGAGCGCGGCATCCATCACGTGGTCGTGACCGACGGCACCGGGATCGCGGGCGTGGTGTCGTCGCTGGACTTCGTGCGCAGCTTCGCGGCAGCGCCTGACGTTGCGCCGGGTTCAAAATGA